One window of Nymphaea colorata isolate Beijing-Zhang1983 chromosome 1, ASM883128v2, whole genome shotgun sequence genomic DNA carries:
- the LOC116250682 gene encoding transcription factor KUA1-like, giving the protein MVRKCSHCGNNGHNSRTCGNHRGGGLRLFGVQLQVAPPMRKSLSMEVLPSPSHTISVEDNHGSGDNGYLSDGLVHSCSRAHERKKGVPWTEEEHRTFLAGLEKLGKGDWRGISRNYVTTRTPTQVASHAQKYFLRQASINKKKRRSSLFDMVGGSGSAHEDSISDALEMDNAQICSCNLPDPTLSLSRISPGILDDAHLINLNKAEKAEPMSEVDLKISGVSCDHVTSSSSCSSQEPLGSSPGLSRQSSTLPTPLQPPDLELTIAFPPLLIKANRHPIPC; this is encoded by the exons ATGGTCAGGAAGTGCTCGCATTGTGGGAACAATGGCCATAATTCTAGGACTTGTGGTAATCACAGAGGGGGTGGGTTGAGGTTGTTTGGAGTTCAGTTGCAGGTGGCTCCTCCAATGAGGAAGAGCCTTAGCATGGAGGTGTTGCCGTCACCTTCTCATACGATTTCTGTGGAGGACAACCATGGAAGTGGTGATAATGGCTATCTATCTGATGGTCTTGTGCATTCGTGTAGCAGAGCTCATGAAAGGAAGAAGG GAGTTCCGTGGACTGAGGAAGAACATAGGACGTTTCTAGCTGGGCTGGAGAAGCTTGGGAAAGGTGACTGGAGAGGAATATCTAGGAATTACGTGACTACCAGGACTCCCACTCAGGTGGCAAGTCACGCCCAGAAGTACTTTCTTAGACAAGCTAGCATTAACAAGAAGAAACGCCGATCGAGCCTCTTCGACATG GTCGGAGGTAGTGGCAGTGCTCATGAAGACTCCATTAGCGATGCTTTGGAGATGGACAACGCTCAAATCTGCTCGTGCAATTTACCTGATCCTACTCTGTCTCTTAGTAGAATTTCCCCTGGAATTCTTGACGATGCGCATCTGATCAATCTTAACAAGGCAGAAAAAGCAGAACCCATGTCGGAAGTCGACCTGAAAATTAGTGGCGTTTCTTGTGATCATGTGACTTCTAGTTCTAGTTGCTCATCACAGGAACCACTTGGTTCATCTCCGGGATTGAGTCGTCAATCCTCGACCTTGCCTACACCTCTACAACCACCTGATCTGGAACTCACCATTGCTTTTCCTCCCCTACTGATCAAAGCAAATCGCCACCCAATACCCTGCTAA